One window of the Gambusia affinis linkage group LG01, SWU_Gaff_1.0, whole genome shotgun sequence genome contains the following:
- the smc5 gene encoding structural maintenance of chromosomes protein 5, which yields MAEPNKRQRLSHITSGSQTGSTSLLRGPEGAGEAGSFVEGSILRITMKNFLTYDYSVVHPGPNLNMIVGANGTGKSSIVCAICLVLAGRTVTLGRGDKVGLYVKRGCQKGFVEIELFKNGGNLVISREIHVENNQSLWILNGGISNQKKVEEEVKALQIQVSNLCQFLPQEKVGEFAKMSKVELLEATEKSVGPPEMYEYHCELKNFRNKERELENVVKEKASFLEKAKQRNERNKIDVNRYYEKKRHLDVIELLEKKKPWVEYETARKELEGLKMEREEAKKQLSALRQAQAPMLKKIQQIDDQLKPNEAQMKAKTAAIKDASVKCKQKQDQLDRKHKEIDDIKQNLRLKQTEEEDHQKRINNTRRTIEDLKSELAKISDQPDVTPQINAVNMELRRIQVERAKIEGERADLRREGDNINAESKMLVRRLKDMNNMMNAKEEKLRGRHRDTHAALQWLRKNRGLFEGNVHEPMMLVVNVKNPEFAKYVENHIPFHDLRAFVFQRKDDMEKFMTEVRDKMNLRVNSISAPPESCSRRAPSRNIESLRRFGFFTYLREMFDAPDEVMSYLCFQYKVHDVPVGNEQTKALIKTVIEEPYLRVLYTTDERYTVKRSFYSNKISTSNSAVHVSQYLSITVDAEEKRQVEQQMKACASRLREIDEQMKALQKEAASLDRKENELLSEKKRLSEQKGKRRQLEQKISTKQDSLKQMEQNVVDLKKVEEETKEKIKAVNLLKVTIATAIVAQMKLRAKLTMEKVHLALEMAGLTAEKSKLENDCRESASEFKTLEQRCSRLEQRKVQLTEQCKGLLKRAKSNCRMQPDEALSEDLRHAFSKLPDTLDEVDAMLNEERSRAECFTGLSESVVEEYNRREQEIKHLERELQKKTESLNAYRQNISEAKERWLNPLKQLVDQINDKFSDFFRSMQCAGEVDLHSENEEEYDKYGIRIRVKFHSSTQLHELTPHHQSGGERSVSTMLYLMALQELNRCPFRVVDEINQGMDPVNERRVFDIVVRTACKETTSQYFFITPKLLQNLQYAEEMTILCVHNGPHMLPPNEWDKTAFTRRRLQRKARA from the exons ATGGCGGAGCCCAATAAAAGACAGCGGCTTAGCCATATCACCAGCGGCTCACAGACGGGTTCTACGAGCTTACTCAGGGGCCCCGAAGGAGCAGGAGAAGCTGGTTCCTTTGTGGAGGGCTCCATACTTCGCATCACGATGAAAAACTTCCT GACATACGACTACTCTGTGGTGCATCCTGGACCGAATCTGAACATGATTGTTGGAGCCAACGGAACCGGGAAGTCCAGCATCGTGTGCGCCATATGCCTGGTTCTGGCTGGCCGGACTGTAACTCTGGGCAGAGGAGACAAG gTGGGGCTTTATGTGAAACGTGGCTGTCAAAAAGGTTTCGTTGAGATAGAGCT gtttaaaaatggAGGTAATTTGGTAATTAGCCGAGAGATCCACGTGGAGAACAATCAGTCGCTCTGGATTCTAAATGGTGGAATCAGCAACCAGAAAAAAGtggaggaggaagtgaaggCTCTCCAGATCCAAGTCAGCAACCTCTGCCAGTTTCTACCTCAG GAAAAAGTTGGAGAGTTTGCAAAGATGTCCAAAGTTGAACTTCTCGAGGCAACTGAGAAGTCAGTTGGGCCACCAGAAATGTACGAGTACCACTGCGAGCTGAAAAACTTCCGCAACAAAGAACGAGAACTGGAG AATGTTGTGAAGGAGAAGGCGAGCTTCCTGGAAAAGGCCAAGCAGAGGAACGAGAGGAACAAGATCGACGTAAACCGTTACTACGAAAAGAAAAGGCACCTGGATGTCATTGAGTTGCTAGAAAAGAAGAAGCCATGGGTG GAGTACGAGACCGCACGTAAGGAGCTGGAGGGCTTGAAGATGGAGCGGGAAGAGGCCAAAAAGCAGCTGTCTGCCCTGAGGCAGGCGCAGGCGCCCATGTTGAAGAAGATCCAGCAGATTGATGACCAGCTGAAGCCCAACGAGGCGCAGATGAAGGCCAAG actgcAGCAATCAAAGACGCCTCTGTGAAgtgcaaacagaaacaagatCAGCTGGATCGGAAACACAAAGAG ATCGACGACATTAAACAGAACCTGCGACTGAAGCAGACCGAAGAGGAGGACCACCAGAAGCGGATCAATAACACCAGACGGACCATTGAGGACCTGAAGTCGGAGCTGGCCAAAATCAGCGACCAGCCGGACGTGACGCCACAGATCAACGCCGTCAACATGGAGCTGAGGCGCATCCAGGTGGAGAGAGCTAAGATCGAAGGAGAGAGGGCGGACCTGCGCAGGGAGGGCGACAACATCAATGCCGAGTCGAAAA TGTTGGTAAGGAGGCTTAAGGACATGAACAACATGATGAACGCCAAAGAAGAGAAGCTGCGAGGACGCCACAGGGATACACACGCTGCCCTCCAGTGGCTGAGGAAGAACCGAGGGCTCTTTGAAGGAAATGTCCATGAACCCATGATGCTGGTG GTGAATGTAAAGAATCCAGAATTTGCTAAGTACGTGGAGAACCACATCCCCTTCCACGACCTGCGGGCGTTCGTTTTCCAGAGGAAGGACGACATGGAGAAGTTTATGACCGAG GTCCGTGACAAAATGAACTTGAGAGTTAACTCCATTTCTGCTCCACCGGAGTCGTGTTCCAGGCGGGCGCCATCCCGAAACATCGAGTCCCTGAG ACGTTTTGGCTTCTTCACTTACCTTCGCGAGATGTTTGATGCTCCTGATGAGGTGATGAGCTACCTTTGCTTCCAGTACAAGGTGCACGACGTGCCAGTGGGAAACGAACAGACCAAAGCTCTCATCAAAACG GTGATTGAGGAGCCCTACCTTAGGGTGTTATACACAACAGATGAGAGGTACACTGTCAAAAGGTCCTTCTATTCCAACAAGATCAGTACCAGCAACTCGGCAGTGCACGTCTCTCAGTACCTCTCGATAACCGTGGATGCTGAGGAGAAACGGCAAGTGGAGCAGCAGATGAAG GCCTGTGCGTCAAGACTGCGAGAGATTGATGAGCAAATGAAGGCCCTGCAGAAGGAGGCTGCCAGTCTGGATCGCAAAGAAAACGAACTGCTATCAGAGAAGAAACGTCTCTCTGAGCAGAAGGGGAAGAGGAGACAACTGGAACAGAAAATCAGCACAAAACAGGACAG tCTGAAGCAAATGGAGCAGAATGTTGTGGATTTGAAAAAAGTTGAAgaggaaactaaagaaaaaattaaggCCGTCAATTTGCTGAAGGTCACCATAGCTACAGCAATCGTGGCCCAAATGAAG CTGAGAGCCAAGCTGACGATGGAGAAGGTGCATCTGGCTTTGGAGATGGCGGGGTTAACAGCAGAAAAGAGCAAGCTGGAAAACGACTGCAGGGAAAGTGCCTCTGAATTTAAAACCCTGGAA CAAAGATGCAGCCGTCTGGAGCAGAGGAAGGTCCAGCTGACTGAACAGTGCAAAGGCCTGCTGAAGAGGGCGAAGTCCAACTGTCGGATGCAGCCAGACGAGGCGTTATCAGAAGACCTGCGCCAT GCTTTCAGCAAACTGCCCGACACGCTGGATGAGGTCGATGCCATGCTGAACGAGGAACGCTCCAGAGCCGAGTGCTTCACTGGTCTCAGTGAAAGC GTTGTCGAGGAGTACAACAGGAGAGAGCAGGAGATCAAACATCTGGAGAGAGAGCTTCAGAAAAAGACAGAGTCCTTGAATGCCTACAGGCAGAATATATCTGAG gcAAAAGAACGCTGGCTGAACCCTCTGAAGCAGCTGGTGGACCAGATAAATGACAAGTTCAGTGACTTCTTCCGCTCCATGCAGTGTGCAGGAGAGGTGGATTTGCACTCGGAGAACGAG GAGGAATACGACAAGTACGGGATTCGCATTCGCGTGAAGTTCCACAGCAGCACGCAGCTTCACGAGCTCACGCCGCACCATCAGAGCGGAGGAGAGCGCAGCGTCTCCACCATGCTTTATCTGATGGCCTTGCAGGAGCTGAACCGCTGCCCCTTCAGAGTGGTGGATGAGATCAACCAG GGAATGGATCCTGTGAATGAAAGGAGAGTGTTTGACATTGTGGTCCGGACCGCCTGCAAAGAGACCACGTCTCAGTACTTCTTCATCACGCCAAAA CTGCTGCAGAATCTGCAGTACGCCGAGGAGATGACCATTCTCTGCGTCCATAACGGGCCTCACATGCTTCCTCCCAACGAATGGGACAAAACGGCTTTCACCCGACGCCGCCTCCAAAGAAAAGCCAGGGCATAA
- the cfap276 gene encoding protein C1orf194 homolog gives MSKLDPNPSFPNLGNEFSHRQAPKDSLDFKLTTIYNHHTDLFLSRYQMVCQRETVSFGERKREKLEKQLKLQHEQENGIRVWVDPKRNTYHYLT, from the exons ATGTCGAAACTGGATCCGAACCCATCTTTTCCAAATCTGGGGAACGAATTCAGCCATCGGCAG GCTCCAAAGGATAGCCTGGATTTCAAACTGACTACGATCTACAACCACCATACGGACTTATTCTTGAGCAGGTATCAAATGGTGTGCCAGAGAGAAACCGTCAGTTTCGGTGAACG gaaaagggaaaagtTAGAGAAGCAGCTCAAGCTACAACATGAGCAAGAGAACGGCATCAGAGTTTGGGTCGACCCGAAGAGGAACACCTACCACTACCTGACATGA